The following proteins are encoded in a genomic region of Alistipes shahii WAL 8301:
- a CDS encoding DUF4434 domain-containing protein, with translation MKTSTRRNFLKKIAITAASAVAVPGLVKASENLGTAEAESAEAFPGPGGLIVPKGNGLQISGTFLDEISHDIPHQNWGEKEWDADFRYMKAVGIDTVILIRSGYRKFITYPSPHLLGQGCYMPSVDLVDMYLRLAQKYGMKFYFGLYDSGRYWDTGDMSSEVEHNKYVIDEVWRMYGEKYRSFGGWYLSGEISRSTKGAIGAFRAMGNQCKAVSGGLPTFISPWIDGKKAVMASGSQLTKEQAVSVEQHEKEWSEIFDGIHDVVDACAFQDGHIDYDELDAFFSVNKKMADKYGMQCWTNAESFDRDMPIKFLPIKFDKLRMKLEAAKRAGYDKAITFEFSHFMSPQSAYLQAGHLYDRYKEYFNIR, from the coding sequence ATGAAAACCTCGACCCGCAGGAATTTCCTGAAAAAAATTGCCATTACTGCCGCCTCAGCGGTTGCCGTACCTGGGCTGGTCAAGGCGTCTGAAAACCTCGGAACCGCAGAGGCCGAATCGGCGGAGGCGTTCCCGGGCCCGGGCGGTCTGATTGTCCCCAAAGGGAACGGATTACAGATTTCGGGAACATTCCTGGATGAGATTTCCCACGATATTCCCCACCAGAACTGGGGCGAGAAGGAGTGGGACGCCGACTTCCGCTACATGAAAGCCGTCGGCATCGATACCGTGATCCTGATTCGCTCGGGATACCGCAAGTTCATCACCTATCCGTCGCCCCACCTGCTCGGGCAGGGATGCTATATGCCCTCGGTCGACCTGGTCGATATGTACCTGCGTCTGGCCCAGAAATATGGTATGAAATTCTATTTCGGCCTCTACGACTCGGGCCGGTACTGGGACACGGGCGACATGTCGAGTGAAGTCGAGCATAATAAATACGTCATCGACGAGGTCTGGAGGATGTACGGTGAAAAGTATCGGAGTTTCGGCGGCTGGTATCTGAGCGGCGAGATCAGCCGCAGTACCAAAGGCGCTATCGGGGCGTTTCGTGCCATGGGCAATCAGTGCAAAGCGGTTTCCGGCGGACTGCCGACCTTCATTTCCCCGTGGATCGACGGCAAGAAAGCCGTTATGGCGAGCGGCAGCCAACTGACCAAGGAACAGGCGGTGTCGGTCGAGCAGCACGAGAAGGAGTGGAGCGAGATTTTCGACGGGATTCACGACGTGGTCGATGCCTGCGCCTTTCAGGACGGACACATCGACTACGACGAACTGGACGCTTTCTTCTCCGTCAACAAGAAGATGGCCGATAAATACGGTATGCAGTGCTGGACCAACGCCGAGTCGTTCGACCGCGATATGCCGATCAAATTCCTGCCGATCAAATTCGACAAACTGCGCATGAAACTCGAAGCGGCCAAGCGCGCCGGGTACGACAAGGCGATCACCTTCGAGTTCTCGCACTTCATGAGTCCGCAGTCGGCCTATTTGCAGGCCGGACACCTCTATGACCGTTACAAAGAGTACTTCAATATCAGGTAG
- a CDS encoding AGE family epimerase/isomerase — protein sequence MNFQELADQYKSELLDSVLPFWLEHSQDEQYGGYFTCLDRDGSVYDTDKFIWLQGREVWMFSMLYNQVEQRKEWLDCAVQGGEFLRKYGHDGDYNWYFSLTRDGQPIVDPYNIFSYTFATMAFAQLAKASGNEEYALIARKTFDRVLEKRSNPKGKWSKGHPGTRPMKDFALPMILCNLSLEIEHLIDPKLIDQIVETCLHEVLDVFYQPDLGLIVENVSAADNSLVDSFEGRSINPGHSLEAMWFIMDLGKRLNRPELIDKAVKIALSTIEYGWDKEYGGIFYFMDRLGHPQQQLEWDQKLWWVHIESAITMIKGYRMTGNEACLAWFGKLHEYMWTHFKDSEYPEWFGYLNRRGEVLLPLKGGKWKGCFHVPRGMYQIWQILEQCE from the coding sequence ATGAATTTTCAAGAATTAGCCGATCAATATAAGTCGGAGTTGCTGGACAGTGTGTTGCCCTTTTGGCTCGAGCACTCGCAGGATGAACAGTACGGCGGTTATTTCACCTGCCTCGATCGTGACGGAAGCGTCTACGACACGGATAAATTCATCTGGCTGCAGGGCCGTGAGGTGTGGATGTTCTCGATGCTTTACAACCAGGTGGAACAACGCAAGGAGTGGCTGGACTGTGCGGTTCAGGGCGGCGAGTTTCTCCGGAAATACGGGCATGACGGCGATTACAACTGGTACTTCTCGCTCACGCGCGACGGACAGCCGATCGTCGATCCCTACAACATCTTCTCCTATACCTTCGCCACGATGGCTTTTGCGCAGTTGGCCAAAGCGTCCGGCAACGAAGAGTACGCCCTGATTGCCAGGAAGACCTTCGACCGGGTGCTTGAAAAACGCTCGAATCCCAAGGGTAAATGGAGCAAGGGCCACCCCGGCACGCGTCCGATGAAGGACTTTGCGCTGCCGATGATCCTGTGCAACCTCTCGCTCGAAATCGAGCACCTGATCGATCCGAAGCTCATCGACCAGATTGTCGAAACCTGTCTGCACGAGGTGCTGGACGTGTTTTATCAACCCGACCTGGGGCTGATCGTCGAGAATGTCTCGGCGGCGGACAATTCGCTGGTGGACTCGTTCGAGGGGCGTTCGATCAATCCCGGACACTCGCTCGAAGCCATGTGGTTCATTATGGACCTGGGTAAGCGGCTCAACCGTCCCGAACTGATCGACAAAGCCGTGAAGATCGCGTTGTCGACCATCGAATACGGCTGGGACAAGGAGTACGGCGGCATCTTCTACTTCATGGACCGGCTGGGCCATCCCCAGCAGCAGCTCGAATGGGACCAGAAACTGTGGTGGGTGCATATCGAGTCGGCGATCACGATGATCAAAGGCTACCGGATGACGGGCAACGAAGCGTGCCTGGCCTGGTTCGGGAAACTGCACGAATATATGTGGACGCACTTCAAAGATTCCGAATACCCCGAATGGTTCGGCTACCTGAACCGCCGCGGCGAGGTGCTGCTTCCGCTCAAGGGCGGCAAATGGAAGGGATGCTTCCACGTCCCGCGCGGCATGTACCAGATATGGCAAATTCTGGAACAGTGCGAGTAG
- a CDS encoding sugar porter family MFS transporter translates to MKSQTNTGYVAFLSVVAAIGGILFGYDTAVISGTVTGVSAQFGLDAMQQGWFVGCALVGSIGGVAVAGILSDRFGRRMTMLISAVFFTVSGIGCALSPDFTQLVIYRIIGGVGIGVVSIVSPMYISEVAVARWRGTLVSLYQLAITIGFLGAYLVNFLILRSAETAVYSSALMQKILVTEMWRGMLGSETLPALLFFIVIFFIPESPRWLVLRNCDARAHTVLERIYRSSEVASAEIAAVRAAGSQQTKSEWRMLFAPGIRKAVLIGVFIAVLGQFMGVNAVLYYGPTIFENAGLSSGDSLFSQILVGMVNMLTTVLALVIIDRVGRKSLVYWGVSGMILSLVCIGLYFLWGAAWGVSSTFLLIFFLAYIFCCAVSICAVIWVLLSEMYPTRIRGLAMSIAGLALWIGTYLIGQLTPWMLENLTPAGTFFLFAAMCVPYILIIWKAVPETTGRSLEEIEKYWQK, encoded by the coding sequence ATGAAATCACAGACAAACACAGGCTACGTTGCGTTCCTCTCGGTCGTAGCCGCTATCGGCGGAATCCTGTTCGGATACGATACCGCAGTCATTTCGGGAACCGTGACCGGGGTTTCGGCCCAATTCGGACTCGACGCCATGCAGCAGGGATGGTTCGTCGGCTGTGCGCTCGTCGGTTCGATCGGCGGCGTTGCGGTGGCCGGCATCCTCAGCGACCGTTTCGGCCGCAGGATGACGATGCTTATCTCGGCCGTATTCTTTACCGTATCGGGCATCGGCTGCGCCCTGAGTCCCGATTTCACGCAGTTGGTCATTTACCGCATCATCGGCGGGGTGGGTATCGGCGTCGTGTCGATCGTCTCGCCGATGTACATCTCGGAGGTCGCCGTAGCGCGCTGGCGCGGTACGCTCGTGTCGCTCTACCAATTGGCCATCACGATCGGATTCCTGGGAGCCTATCTGGTCAATTTCCTGATCCTCCGATCGGCCGAAACGGCCGTCTATTCATCCGCCCTGATGCAGAAAATCCTGGTAACGGAGATGTGGCGCGGCATGTTGGGAAGCGAAACGCTTCCGGCGCTTCTCTTCTTCATCGTCATCTTCTTTATCCCTGAAAGTCCGCGCTGGCTCGTGCTGCGCAACTGCGACGCACGGGCCCATACCGTTTTGGAGCGTATCTACCGCTCTTCGGAAGTCGCCTCGGCGGAGATCGCGGCCGTGCGCGCCGCTGGATCGCAGCAGACAAAGTCGGAATGGCGTATGCTGTTCGCTCCGGGTATCCGCAAGGCGGTTCTGATCGGCGTGTTTATTGCTGTGCTGGGGCAGTTCATGGGGGTCAATGCGGTGCTCTACTATGGTCCGACGATTTTTGAGAACGCCGGCCTTTCGAGCGGGGACTCGCTTTTTTCGCAGATACTCGTGGGGATGGTCAATATGCTGACTACGGTTCTGGCACTGGTGATTATCGACCGTGTGGGGCGCAAAAGTTTGGTATACTGGGGCGTGTCGGGCATGATCCTGTCGCTGGTCTGCATCGGGCTCTACTTCTTGTGGGGAGCGGCATGGGGTGTGTCCAGTACGTTCCTGCTGATCTTCTTCCTGGCCTACATCTTCTGCTGCGCGGTGTCGATCTGCGCCGTAATCTGGGTGCTGCTTTCGGAGATGTATCCCACCCGCATCCGCGGGCTGGCGATGTCGATCGCCGGACTCGCCCTGTGGATCGGCACTTACCTGATCGGCCAGTTGACGCCGTGGATGCTCGAAAACCTCACCCCCGCAGGTACGTTCTTCCTCTTCGCCGCCATGTGCGTTCCTTATATCCTGATTATCTGGAAGGCCGTTCCCGAAACCACGGGGCGCTCGCTCGAAGAGATCGAAAAGTACTGGCAGAAATAG
- a CDS encoding phosphodiester glycosidase family protein, giving the protein MKRHFSLMTLLLGLLVGGGLASCSDKDDGEGDSKEIANPIASVVAVDGSKTANAVISDADKTIKFAFEELSDLTSVSVTINMTKGALLKTPGKATSTLNLSAPYSVVLHNGVKEVTYTMTATPKEILQPVVGAKVGDTDAVVEGQLITIGYKPEMEINAMTFDFSLLSGATVKSPADKTFNLELEDGKLVVTYQGEDYNYTVKVKDYVDPLLSKGWTNVTSSYGTLPNYIKVYKNEDLLNNAATKSIGYIAIMSPGKSTMGALGAGKDNKKSIYTFASEEPSWNVLLVGIESTAEPLIFRGGQFVQEGALYPFGTLGQDSKGVYKMAWSQKFDDKLYAFPYKPGSTYVERKKEEGTVWDAQNAASGLLMILWDGQIQTADEMICNTGINWGYPTDVNRYATSSIGLTPHGKVIAFCGQQINGSVGLTIPETAQVMKDTGCASAIVFERSSSPDMLINGQKTVDNSKGSVEASKKVQGAFGFK; this is encoded by the coding sequence ATGAAAAGACATTTTAGTCTGATGACTTTATTGCTCGGCCTCCTGGTAGGGGGAGGGCTCGCTTCGTGTTCGGATAAGGACGACGGTGAGGGCGATTCGAAAGAGATTGCCAATCCGATTGCGTCTGTCGTGGCGGTCGACGGCTCTAAAACAGCCAATGCCGTGATTTCCGATGCCGACAAAACCATCAAATTCGCATTCGAGGAGTTGTCCGACCTGACCAGTGTGTCGGTTACGATCAACATGACCAAGGGTGCGCTCCTGAAAACCCCGGGCAAAGCCACTTCGACGCTCAATCTATCGGCTCCTTATTCGGTCGTACTGCACAACGGCGTGAAAGAGGTGACCTATACGATGACGGCAACGCCCAAAGAGATCCTCCAGCCGGTTGTTGGGGCCAAGGTCGGCGACACCGACGCGGTGGTCGAAGGTCAGCTCATCACGATCGGCTACAAACCCGAGATGGAGATCAACGCCATGACGTTCGACTTCAGCCTGTTGAGCGGCGCCACCGTCAAGTCGCCCGCCGACAAGACGTTCAACCTCGAACTCGAGGACGGTAAATTGGTGGTTACCTATCAGGGTGAAGACTACAACTATACCGTCAAGGTGAAAGATTATGTAGATCCGCTGCTGAGCAAGGGCTGGACGAACGTGACTTCGTCCTACGGCACGCTTCCCAACTACATCAAAGTTTACAAGAACGAAGACCTGCTCAACAATGCAGCCACCAAGAGCATCGGTTACATCGCAATCATGTCGCCGGGCAAATCGACGATGGGAGCGCTCGGAGCCGGCAAGGATAACAAGAAATCGATTTATACCTTTGCTTCGGAGGAACCCTCCTGGAATGTCCTGCTGGTCGGTATCGAATCTACGGCAGAGCCGCTGATCTTCCGCGGCGGACAATTCGTGCAGGAAGGCGCGCTTTATCCTTTCGGCACGCTGGGACAGGACAGCAAGGGTGTGTACAAGATGGCCTGGTCGCAGAAATTCGACGACAAACTCTATGCGTTCCCCTACAAGCCGGGTTCGACCTATGTCGAGCGGAAAAAGGAGGAAGGAACGGTCTGGGACGCGCAGAATGCAGCTTCCGGCCTGTTGATGATCTTATGGGACGGACAAATCCAGACTGCCGACGAGATGATCTGCAATACGGGAATCAACTGGGGTTATCCCACCGATGTCAACCGGTATGCGACCTCGTCGATAGGACTTACTCCTCACGGTAAGGTGATCGCATTCTGCGGACAGCAGATCAACGGAAGCGTGGGCCTTACGATTCCGGAAACGGCGCAGGTCATGAAGGATACGGGCTGCGCTTCGGCCATCGTATTCGAACGGTCCAGCTCGCCCGATATGCTCATCAACGGTCAGAAGACCGTGGATAACTCCAAAGGGTCTGTGGAGGCGTCGAAGAAAGTGCAGGGCGCTTTTGGATTCAAGTAG